ttttttttttttttcttttaagctacaAGTATGAGTTTTGTCCCTTCCATAATGTCACTCAGCATGAGCAGACTTTTCGATGGAATGCCTATAGCGGGATTTTAGGGTGAGGCTTTAGACCTTTTAAGTTTTACCTGTGTTCCTAGCAGACCATTTTATAGATTCACAAAGAGGAGgcagttttaaaattaagattctttTATTTGTCAGCTTAGGTCAGTGTAGTTCCCAGGGTGTTATGCATAAAAATAGCCCATcttgaaaaattcagattttttttgttgataAATACTAACCTCTTATTTTAGCTGGAGGCTAAATGTTCATGTGAGAAACTAGTAATGTATAAATACAGCTTATATTAACAAAGATTTAATGTCTGTTCACTATTCTCGCTTTGAGTTGAATATAACCTTGCAAAATGAAATGTACTTTATGCCTAGTGGTTGTGttgaatatatttaataaaaggtAATAAAAGACTGATGTAGACCCAAAAAAGTTTCTCGAAGTAGTCAAAGACCTCAGAGTATCCAAATCATAAGacctaaaataaatttaattataaaCCAGAGCACTGCTTTAGAATTACTGCCTTTCTACATATTTTGTAAatagatgtttcctttttttccttatatgcACAATAATTAGTGAGCCAATATGAGAGGAAAAGGGCACATCAAGATGCTGAGAGTATCATTGGCTTGATGACTAGCAGAAGTAGAGACTGCTTTTTGTAGGTGCTCTCACCAGCACTAAAAATCCTGCAGACATGAGTTGCACAGGGTACTTGGCATCATGGAATTTGTTGTGGGATTGATCTATAAGGTGTATTTTAGTGGCTTTAAACACAAATTTATAAGTGCACATGGTTTGCAAACTGAAAGCTGATCCGCAACTGTGCTCTCAAAGTACTATTGATGTGCCCTATATGGCAGCCTGGATAACAAACTGCACAGTTTATAAGGTCTTGGCTGTTAGAAATGGAAAtactaaaataacaaaaattaagtTTATACAGTTAAATTGAACATGGTGTAAGGGTgttcctgttttttcttcctgagtgttcacctttttctttccggtgacttaaaataaaatgatgtCCTGTTTTTTCAGAATCTGGCATGAGTGGGAAATTGACAACAACACATTTATTGGAATGTGGATGAGGGAAGGAGACTCATGTGAAACTAAGAGCAGACAGACAAAGGTACAATAACCTAGCCTATGCTGATTCAGACATCATGCCTCTCTAGGCACGCTCATGACACTACAGACTGAAACGTTCCTACCTTGAAGAAGCCATCATTTAAGATGTGATATAAAACATAAAGATGAATCCTTGTAGGAGCTAGGTCAGTAGAGGAGGGAAGCTAAAGTCAGGATAAAATTTTGACGAAGTTTACTTACGTATTCTCATTGGTTACTTGTAAGTCTTTTTCCTTGTTAGAGTGGAATATTCTGGTATTACCACTACTGTGGGAACATACAGCGCTTTGTAATTTGtgtcaggaaaaacaaagaaaatgagctATTTGTTGAATTTAAGATGCCAGCTGATTGTGTTAAGAACAtccaggagaaagggaaaagaattagGCCGTTAACAACAGCATCAGAGAAGCTAAGTAAGGTGTTAAAACAAGAGCAGAGGGCATGCCAGGGGAAGGAAAGAATCAGATATGTGGGAGTGGCAGAGGAACTGACTAAAGAGAAACAGATTCTGGTGTgagtacattttaaagaaaaagtaaaaattcttattttgtgGAGTGGTTAACATGTTCGTTCTCACATTCAAACGGTCTCTGTGCCAAATAACTGTTCAACTAGAAGGATAAGGAAGGGTGTCTGAGACTTGCCCAGTGTGTGGCATGTGATTTGCACACATCCTTTATCCGTTTATTCATTAACGTTTTTCTACTTCCCACTTCAGTGTGTTGTATGGTTTTACAGATATAACGAATTAAACCTCCCATTCCCTGGTGACGTAGATCGCTATTGTGAAGAAGAGTTAAGGATACCACATAGTTCACAACAGGCTGCTTTGCCTGTAGAAGATGCTTAGCTATTGCAGTGATGGGTGACAATACAGTGCTTGAGAGAGGGATATATTGTTGGAACAAACTAATGTGAAGATTGGATAAGGGACAAAACATCTTGGCCAAGATGAAAACATTCTGTACGGTAATGGAGGTGCCTTGTTAACATCTTTATTTCCCATAGGGGCTGCAGAAAGAATTACAGTTCTTGTATGACCTTTGATACTGTGATTCAGACCTTTCGCTGGCATTTAGTTTTGAACACAGAAAATACTGGTGCTGCAatttaaaagatgaaaacaatTGTCTGCAGGCTAGATGTGTATAGTTCTCTTTATTTAGCACACTGGTCAGAACTAAAATTTGTGAAGTGAATTATGCTTATGTCAGATGAGGTTCTGAAGGGCATCCTGTTCACTGTCCTTTTTACTCTCCTTCTTGCTGAAATATGGTGCTTGGGAGTCCAAGGAACAATATGAGATGGGGGGATCATTTCCCATTAGAAGAACTGATTTTCACATTTGACAAAATAACTTGAAGGTGTGCTTGTTACGATTCTTTCTCTGTGGGTGACAGTATGTACAGAAATGTATCTGCTAGCATTGGGAGAGAGCAAATTGATCATCAATGCTGGTCCTGTTGTATGTGGAGGTGTttagctcatttttttttttactggtgttTAGGTTCATCTTGTTTGTGGAAAGAGCAATAAACTGGCTTATGTGTCTGAGCCGAGTACTTGTGTTTACTCTCTGACATTTGAGACTCCTCTTGTGTGCCATCCCCACTCTCTTTTAGGTAAGATGTAGAAAATCATTTCTGTGTGAAGCAGCTGGCACATGATACCAACCTCAGAGTGTAAATTTTTAGGTTCTTTGAGTTTATAACTTGATGTAAATGTGTATTAAATATAACATATAATTCGAACTGTGTTTTAAATCCCAGTCATTATAACTCATAGGTATTTATCAAATAAATTGTCATTGCTAGTATAGACCcagtgagtgattttttttttttccccccttggaCTGGGTGTAGGAATCAGCCCTGTAGTATCTGCTCATTTACTTACATTACAGAAAGGGAGAGCTCAGTTGGAATTAAATTCAACAAAGAATTATGAGGCCTTCAGGCTGGAACTAAGAGAAGAACTCTTGGTCAGTGACATTCTCCAGATGTATGAAGCGGAATTTTAAGTTTAACCCCAACTCTTGAAAGTAGTAGAGGCTATGTAATGCATAGAAACATTGAGGTCTTAAAACAAATACGTTTGCGTGCTACTAGAGGAACATTTAACTATTGCAGGACACTGCTGTTGGTTTGTACATGGTTTGACTTCCATTTTTTCAGTTTATCCGACTCTGACTGAAGCATTACAAAGGAAGTGGGATGAAGCAGAGCAGCTTCTGTATGATGAACTAATAACTGAGCAGGTTTGTTAATTTCTTCCAACTTTATTTGGTAAAGAACAATCACTGTCAAATAGCCAAACCTGGTCTCTGCAGTTCTTCCTTTTGGAATGGATGCATTTATTCTGCAGTTGGCAAATAGCAATTTTTGTGCTCTGTAACTGCTATATCAGCTGCTAATTTGTAAATCCAGTGAAGCTTGAGGAATTAGAATGGCCAGTGCAAATTACAAGCATAGATGCGAGTAGGGTGGATTGATCTATTGTCTTTTGGAAACTTTCTTTTTTAGGGatacaaaaaaatactgaaagagatTTTTGAGGAAGCAGGACTTctaaaagcaacagaagaaaaggaagttgaaaaacagaataagaaaatgagtCTGGAATTTGAAACAGTGGAGAAGTGCAGTAAGGTATAGAGCACAATATTTACAGTATGGAATTGTCACCTTTTTACTGTATGACATATCAGTGTGACAGCGTTATGTAAATACTCTTTGGATTTCGCTGAAATCTGTTAATGGGATTATCTTTTCTGGTTTCAATATGTAACAGTCTGCATACAAGATGACTTGATATCTTTATTCCAGCCCTTACATCAAAAACAAACCAGCACAACTGAATGCTGGTGAGAAGATGGGGTGGTATGTAGGAATTCATGTAGGCACCTTGTGAGTGCTCTGTCAGGGGAGTATCAGTCTGGAAGTAGGAAGGAATTactactgaaaataaatgtgtaacCAGTCTTGGGAATGTTGACACTTCCCTCTGTGGATAATTACCCAGAGTTGTGTCAGAATGTATTGGCTGTTGTGCAAGCAAAAGGCAGAACGATCTATGCTGTGTCCATTTCTGAATGACTTCCATGTGTGTGAACAGTCCTTCTGCAACAGCATTGAAATGGGGAAAACAGAGGAAGACGGTGTGCTCAGCCTCAAAGAGTGCACGCTCAACATCATAAAAAGAGTATGGAAGGGAATGAATTATAATGCAGCAAAGAAGCTGCTGTTGTCATTTTATTAGCAAAGACAAAACACCACGTAGTAATTCCTGAGTATAACCAAATAAACTGTGGTTAAGCTGAATATACTTATATGAAGATCACTGTTTTGATGTGGTACTGTTAGGAGCTGGAATattcacctcttcttttttttttttttttttttttttccccccaatagtTAACAATACAGTATttaataatttgtatttctttttctgacttaCTTAATTGACAAAGTTGGCTGGTTTGGTAACTGCAGAATCTTAAACAGTCgatcttttgctttttcttaattcgtatgaaaaccaaaacaataaaaaattggGGCTCCTTTGAGATTTCAGATACGTGGTTTGAGTCTCAAAAGTAACGAGCAATCCCTGGCTCTAAGTTAGCAGCAACTGCTGAAAGGGAGAACATGAAGTTACTAAGTCCAGTGTGGAGGAGGTGAGAAATTTCCAGACTATAGCATTATAATATAAAGTAAGATTAGGCTGGTCCTGTAGCAAACTTATGAATGCAATTTTGTGTTATGATAAAATGCTGGTTAGAGGATAGATCCTAAATAGGTACAGAAAGCATTCCTAATTTGTACTCTCAGACTTGGAAGAAGCTGGCTTCTGTTTTGGCAAGATAGAAATACATCTCTTTATAAAATTTGtacctttttctttcaaaaagcagTTTATAAGATCTTTTCAGTCAAAAGCTGTAACAGCTGTGCACAGACCCCTTATTTTTGATTAAATCCCATTTTCTATATGCATTTGGAGAGTGGGAGatccattttaaatgtattttcttttttaggaatACAAGCAActctctaaagaaataaaaaaacttaAAGATTTATTAAGTCAGTATGGTATTGCATACAAAGGAGATTCTGGTGagttttttggttctttttcatAATTGTCTATTCAGAATGTGAATACCCAAATGTTGTTTTCAGTTACATCAAGGATTAAATAATATACGGGAGTAAAAATCATCAGACAGAGTTTGTAGTAAATACTTAGGGCTTGATTCCTGTTCAAGAAGACTTGTTTTGCCCCCCAAAAATCTGTTGATGACTTGAAATTTTAGCTTTATAGAAAAATTTTGACTGATGTTGTAACTGAAGTTTGTCTCCAGTACTTATGGTGccaaagaaaaagtaaagaggTGTTATGGCATTCATATCACATAAACATCTTTTAAGTAACTCCACTTTCTACCGCAAGGCCTGACTTCAAGAACACTTGAAATGTTctctattttatttgtttttatcctttcttagtcacttttttttccctctttttgatTTCTGTTAGGTAAGTACCATATCACATGCAGTTTTTGGAAGGAAAGACTGTTCGGTGCTGGCTGTGAAGAAGCAAGGCTTATCTGGATTAATTCcagacaagcttttttttttttctcttgttcttattGCTGGGGGTGGGGCTGTGTCCCCGCCGCCTCTCCCCTCCTTACAGTCCATTGTGCCATTATTACATGAACTGTAATATTAAGGAGGATTTAATTTCCCTGGATATATATTTACACCTTTCATGTTCAGAATTGCACTTCAAGAAAACAATGAACCTTTGAGCTAATTAAATTAGCTTAAAATTCGTGATATACTTAACtatcttatttttgttttgagaaacttttcttttttaaaaattgattttattttctagggAAAACCCATCATATTAGAATTTTTGTAAAATGTCTCTATGTTTAAACTAGTAACTGTGTAACTTGCACAGTGTTTGTGCCTGTTTGGTAGTGCATGTGATTACTGCAGATCACAACTATATAATCAAAAGCAGAATTCACAACTTAGTTTTGAGATAAGCCATTGAAAGTATCTAGTGCATTCTGTGACAGAAATGTTTGGTGTTTAAAAGCAGAAGTAACTGacattttaaactaaatattACAGCTGAAAATACCAGTGTTGAACATGTAAGTCACAAACCGGTGACTGCAGCGACAACAACTCTTAATGGGTCCAAGGATGATGAGCACCTGCATGGCGATACAGGGGTTTGGAATGACACTGCATGAGGAAACTTGGGTGGTAAACACCAGGGTCATACACAGTGTCGGGTGAGTTGAACGTGCCTCGTGTCACCAAGATGGTTTTACCTTCTGTGAGTATTCTTCCTGAATTTCTGCCCTCAAGCAAAGGGGACGTAGTGGAGCGGGGGCTCACCATTACTGAGGGCAGTCGGCTAATCTGAGAGCATTTGTAGAACTTCTTTGCTAAGGCCGGTATTGGGCAGAGCTTTATGGATTCTGTGTCTTCAGTCCCAGCTTTGTTAATTTATTTGATCAAGCACGGTGACAGGGGTGTAAATACAAAATAGTTCAAGGCCAAGTGTTGTAAGATGGTGTATGAGGGGTAATAAGTACGATATTAAGATGTTTTTTCATCTGTATGCTAGTGTTTTCTGTGCagactttaaaacagaaaaaaaaagttctctgccgctgcccccgccgTGCTCAGAGCTGATGTCATCTCCGGAGAGCGCCGGACGGGGCCGAAGCTGCTCGGGACCTGGCGGGCTGCTGCCGCCAAAGCACCGAACTGTTACCGAGAGCGGTGGCGTGGGGCACCTTGTGGCGGCTCTGTGTACGGGACGTGAATAAAGCCGCCTCTCCCGACCCGCGCTGTGGCAGCGTCGCCGCGGgggccgcgcaggccccgcccgCCCGAGGCGCCCGCGGTTCCGGTTCCGGCGGGGGCCGCGTGTGCGGAGCCGCGCCGCGGGGATGAGCTGGGCGCTGGGCCGGTGGCGGTgaggcggcgggcgcggccggggccagggccggggccggggccgcggccgcggccgcgccgctGACGCGTGTGTCTTTGCAgggcgcggcgctgcccgcgcctgcccgcgccccggcgggggctggcgcggcggcggggcgaggaGGCGGAGGAGGGCGCGGGCCCCATCCCCTTCTCCGCCAGCGAGGCCAGCCCGCGGGTGTGGAGCGTCAGGCGGTCCATGGGCAGCGACCACGAGAGGCCGTGGGTGAAGGTGCTGCCCGTCAGCCTGGTGTGCGGCGGGCTGCTGCTCTGGTGCGCGTTCAGGGACAGGACGGACATCGATGAGCGCCTGGAAGCGGCGTTCTCCGGCCTCACCGCGGACTCGCTGGACGCGGCCCGGGAAAGCGGCGCTCCCCTGCAACCGCGGAAGGAGAACTGAGGGCGAGAGTGCGGGTCCCGCGAAGGGAGGGAGGAGCTGCCGAAAGCTGGCCGGCATTCACCAGGTTAAAAGATGTGTTGGCGCTTTAACGGGAAAACTTAAGTTTTCCGACCTGTCGGCAGCCTCACCCAGCGAGCTTGATCCCCTCACGTATCGTGCTGCCGTCGGTGCTGGTCTCGGCTTAAATCATTTACGCTGGCAGCACAAGGTGTAGTTTCTTCCAGCACTGCACAGTAGGGACGAACAGGATCTCTTGCAAAACAACTTGCTTTTGAAGAGAAGTTTTATAAAACCCATCTCTTCCATGGATCATTTTTCGTAGATGCAGTGTATTACAATATCAAAGCTGTAAGTCTAAAATTGCTGCTGAAGGTGACCTTGATTTGACACTTTGCTAGTCACAGAGTATGTTCAACTTACATTGAAGACAACTGTAAGTGTACGATTCATTAATATGTGATTCTctgtgttgtgattttttttgtaattctacTAAACAACATAGAAACTACCTTCAACCCTTAATGCATAGTTGGTTCTTGCTTTCTGGACTAGAACTTTTTAGGCATGCCTAATTTAGGTGATCATTATTGGTAGGAGAGATTTTTGCGGGGAAGTGAAGGGATTGGCTTGCATTATATTGGAGAGGAAACCTCTATAGTTTCATTGAATAACGTATCTGGGATTTCCTACAGATTCATACATATCCGAACTTGCACACTCTGGAAACTTCTTGGAGAGGAAGAATCTAAGCTACCAATACAATTTAGTTTCCTTCAAAGTTAGAGACAACTTTGAAATGTAAAAACGCAGAACTGGTTTTGTGCTATTAAAATGCCTAattaaaaagccaaaaccaaaaccccaaaccagcctcccggcggggctggcggccACGCCCTGGCGGGGACACGCGCCGGTTCGCGTGCGcgcgctgcgggggggggcgtgGCTGCCtgggcgcgcgcgcggcgcgggGCGCTCTCTCgtggggcggggccggccgggtCGCGccgcagggggcggggccggcagGACGGGGCCGCGCCTGCGCGCTGCTGGCGGCCGGCGAAGATGCCGTCGGTTTCGAAAGCGGCgtcgcggggcggcggggccggcgggtcCCCGCAGACCGAGCAGCCGACGCACTATACGTAGGTACCGCGCGCAGGCGGCgccccgggctccccgcgccgcgcccggagGGGCCGCAGCGCCCGAAGGGGCCGCAGCGCCCGAGGCGAGGGGCCCGCTCGCGCGCCAGGCCTGCTCCGCGCGGCCTCCTGCCCTGGCGGCGGGTCTGCGGGGACGCGGCCTGGCCCCGGCCGGCCTCTGCCGCGCTCTCTGTCCGGCTCCGGGAGCCGCGGGGAGGAAGCCGCGTTCTGCGGCGTCCCGGGCACGGCTCCTGCGGAGCCTCTTCGGCGGCTCTGCGCGCCCTGCGTCCGCGCCCGCCGCCGTACCCCAGGTCCGCCCGGGGACCCGCCGGCATCCGCCGGCACTCGGAGTCCGCGCTCTCCGAGCCGTGACAGCGGTTCTTCCACCTCCCCTGAGCGTTGCGTAGCCAGCCTCAGCCCGAGTCCTTAGGACGTTTCCGTGACAATTTTTGCAGACATTCCCATGCTGAAAGACGGCTCCCTTGTGCTCGCCACCCTCTGCAAGCCTGTCCCTTTTTATTCAGACACGGTCTGTAAAGACCCTGCACCCCTTAGCACTCCTGACAGTCCATCTCGTGTAGGAGCATGTGCTCCCCACAAATGCAGCCTAATTTATCTCTTAATTGTGGCATTCCTTCACTCCCGTCCTCTGTATCATCACTTCTATCATGTTACGTTTCCAGCACTCAGAAAGACCACGAAAATGTAGCCACTTACAGCCCATCCTACAGCGCTTAATGTCCAAaacctcctttttcctttttttttcctgctccccaCAATCCTTGATAATTTAAGAGGTTCTTCTCTAAACTTAGACATGCTTCATAACTCTGTGCCGTTAGATCCCCCATGTGCCAATTTAAGCAACTGAGAAAAGATGCCCTTTATTCCTCTTCTAATCCTTGCTTGTCTCTCTAGCTTCAATTCCCCTGTAGCCTGTTACACATCCTGCACCCTTTTAAGTTTCTGCAAAGCCCCCATATACCACTTCCTCTGCAAATACTCCCTAACTTCACCAGTGTAATGAACTTGCTAAATTGGCTAATAGATATATAAACTGAGACAGGGAGGAGTGCTGTCTTACATCCTTTGACAAATGTACCAGTAGTGTCCAGCCTGGGATGACCTTGATATCCTGTGGAAAGAAGTACCAGGGTTCCTAACTAGCTTCTGTGCCCAGCATGCTAATGAGGGACTGCCTTATTCACACCTAAGTAACCTTCAAAGACCTCAGACTGTCTCAACACAAATGTAACAGTCGCTGAAAATAAGTTTGCTGAAGTCCTCTCATAGCCCCTGATAACCTTCATAGAGCTCTTTTAACCCTCTAGCTTTCTCTATAGTGTGTCCACATTCTGGACATGTTCGGATTAAGGACAAACATATAAATCAGATGTGGTTTTTAGCTAAAATAGCCTTTGTAGGACTATTTTGTATGGTAGCAGCAAGATGAATGCTCATTCAAGTAATTTATAATTGCTATTTGGTGGTTACTTAGgacaatattttaaatactgtacttttaaaattaatgtatttatttgattttagTTTAGTCACAAAACAGTATAATTTGCCAGGTATTCCGCTGTATTTTATTAGTAATGCATCTGTCAAAAAATGAAGTCACTTGTATTCAACAGCTAAACAGTAAATTGTGCACAGGAACTAAAACTGTATGCAGGTACATTTGTACAATTTTTCACGGGCTGCGTGCACTGAATTGTCAAGTGCCCTGTTAATACTGTAAAAATGTGCCTCCAATAAGATAAACTTGTaacacagtttaatttttttaggtATCTAAAGGAATTTAGGACAGAGCAGTGCCCCCTATTTTTGCAGCACAAGTGTACCCAGCACAGACCATTTACCTGTTTTCATTGGCATTTCCTAAATCAGCGTCGTCGTAGACCTATACGAAGGCGTGATGGGACTTTTAACTACAGTCCAGATGTTTATTGTACAAAATATGATGAGACTACAGGAATCTGCCCAGATGGAGATGAGTAAGTGATTTCTCTCAGTCCTAGGTGTTTATAGTATTATCAgtgacattaagaaaaaatgctGATTTCTCCTTAGCGAAAATGATCGATAGTATCCTGCTGCAGtttatttgaaaacagatttctATCAGTGATTTGTCAATTTTTGGCACACAGACTTTTATATAAGGATGTATTCTGTAGGCTATCATAGAGTTAGAACTATGATTTTGCATCGTGATGATCTTTAAAGCATAACATCGTAAACTGGTTTTCTACTGCTATTGTTCCTGCAGGGGGGATTGAGAGGAAAATGTGAACCTAACTGAATTCCCATAAACCGAGGAAAACAATGTttcaagaagagaaaaatttGAGTAAAGCAGACCGTAAATCTAGAAAATGAAGATAGATGTGAGTCGAGAAGATGAAGTCAGTTTTCTTTGACTCAGTTATAATGTGAGATTATTGGAGACATTTGTGAGAAGTTTCAGCTGAACTGTGGAGGCCTTATTTTACATTTGATCCTGAGAACTGGTGGCTAGAAATGGCAATTGATAGCCAACTTAAGGTAGAAGAGAAAAGGCATACAGGGCAAATAGTTGGGAAAGGCAAAGGATGTTAAAGGTAGCTTTCTTAAAGATAGCATGTCAGTAGTGGCAGGAGataaaaatggaggaaaacaacatttctgaaaacatgctTACAGTGTGGCAGCATTCTTGTTCCAGAACTCAGCAAAGGAGTATTTTTTTGATCCCGTTTTGTCTTCTGGctaaaatttaatcttttattttaagCAGCTTCAAATTCTGATAGAAATAGGTTATAAACAGTAGTGCCAGGACACCTTCGTTTTAAGCTGTCTGTGACAACATATTGGTACTTTTTTTGCCGTTATCTATGCCTCTGTTTCTCTATTCTGCTCATCTGGATACACGGTTAGGTTAATGCAGCTTGTGAGTGGACAGAGAACTACCGAGGGAGGTGGAGTGATGACACCCATAGTTGTTGTCAGGAACATACTTTTAAGAGAATTAAATTAGAAATTGTTGGTTTCAGCCAGGCTTGACTGTGATATTTCTTTCCAAAGTTCAACTTGGAATAAAAGGAAGTCCAAAATCTTAAAGCTGTTTAGAAAAGGGCTTTTCTGAGGGTGGCAAATTAAAACAACCTGTTCTGAGGAAGGGCCTGTGAGAAAGACTAGGTGACTTGCACAGTTAGAGGCATATATTTTGAGTAGTGAATAGCGTTCCTCTCAATTTCACAAATGAGGATAAAAGTGATACTTTATTTTTGTCTGACATGTTTTTCAACCATTGTAGTCAACTGAAACCAGATTCtagaagagaaaattattttgaatatgtTAGTATCTGTAATGTAAAAGTGCTCTAAGGGTGAATTACAGAAACCATCTACAGAAGAGCACTTCAAGTGATCATAGGAAAAAATACGTCAGTGCCTCAAGGTTGAACAGAAGTAGAGCTATGTAGCTACACTTAGGAACATCTGGCATTATCCTTTAAACTGGAACTGTTCTATTCTTAAAGGATATCTTTGGAATGGTTTTGATCTGATTAAGA
The DNA window shown above is from Athene noctua chromosome 15, bAthNoc1.hap1.1, whole genome shotgun sequence and carries:
- the GNPTG gene encoding N-acetylglucosamine-1-phosphotransferase subunit gamma isoform X1, with product MVPRLGGAAAPRPRALPLPAEEAMAAARVLLAALGAALGAFASAGKMKIVEEPNTFGLNNPFLPQANRLQPKMSPSAISGPAHLFRLAGKCFSFVESTYKYEFCPFHNVTQHEQTFRWNAYSGILGIWHEWEIDNNTFIGMWMREGDSCETKSRQTKVHLVCGKSNKLAYVSEPSTCVYSLTFETPLVCHPHSLLVYPTLTEALQRKWDEAEQLLYDELITEQGYKKILKEIFEEAGLLKATEEKEVEKQNKKMSLEFETVEKCSKEYKQLSKEIKKLKDLLSQYGIAYKGDSAENTSVEHVSHKPVTAATTTLNGSKDDEHLHGDTGVWNDTA
- the GNPTG gene encoding N-acetylglucosamine-1-phosphotransferase subunit gamma isoform X3 gives rise to the protein MKIVEEPNTFGLNNPFLPQANRLQPKMSPSAISGPAHLFRLAGKCFSFVESTYKYEFCPFHNVTQHEQTFRWNAYSGILGIWHEWEIDNNTFIGMWMREGDSCETKSRQTKVHLVCGKSNKLAYVSEPSTCVYSLTFETPLVCHPHSLLVYPTLTEALQRKWDEAEQLLYDELITEQGYKKILKEIFEEAGLLKATEEKEVEKQNKKMSLEFETVEKCSKEYKQLSKEIKKLKDLLSQYGIAYKGDSAENTSVEHVSHKPVTAATTTLNGSKDDEHLHGDTGVWNDTA
- the GNPTG gene encoding N-acetylglucosamine-1-phosphotransferase subunit gamma isoform X2 translates to MVPRLGGAAAPRPRALPLPAEEAMAAARVLLAALGAALGAFASAGKMKIVEEPNTFGLNNPFLPQANRLQPKMSPSAISGPAHLFRLAGKCFSFVESTIWHEWEIDNNTFIGMWMREGDSCETKSRQTKVHLVCGKSNKLAYVSEPSTCVYSLTFETPLVCHPHSLLVYPTLTEALQRKWDEAEQLLYDELITEQGYKKILKEIFEEAGLLKATEEKEVEKQNKKMSLEFETVEKCSKEYKQLSKEIKKLKDLLSQYGIAYKGDSAENTSVEHVSHKPVTAATTTLNGSKDDEHLHGDTGVWNDTA
- the UQCC4 gene encoding ubiquinol-cytochrome c reductase complex assembly factor 4 yields the protein MSWALGRWRARRCPRLPAPRRGLARRRGEEAEEGAGPIPFSASEASPRVWSVRRSMGSDHERPWVKVLPVSLVCGGLLLWCAFRDRTDIDERLEAAFSGLTADSLDAARESGAPLQPRKEN